In one window of Methanoculleus chikugoensis DNA:
- the cysE gene encoding serine O-acetyltransferase, which translates to MTIREDIQTVFDKDPAARSTLEVICCYPGLHAIWAHRIAHAFYRRRLYFAARLVSHISRALTGIEIHPGAKIGCRVFIDHGSGVVIGETAEVGDDVLIYMGVVLGGTALEQTKRHPTIEDGVIIGSGASVLGPITVGRGAKIGAGSVVVHPVPPGATVVGVPGRLAGPKCRKGQEKLDRGDLPDPMLRVVSRMLDRQNRIEERLRAVERSGLVAGRRQEEIALEERIRAALKEVIDPEVGIDVVDLGLIRGITVHDSSVLVEVVLTTATCPLVDYLTDRVRRRVLDVNGVRDVEVQVFDEPWDWDRYFGQQDTLGKI; encoded by the coding sequence GTGACCATCAGGGAAGACATCCAGACAGTCTTTGACAAGGACCCGGCGGCCCGGTCGACGCTCGAGGTGATCTGCTGCTACCCCGGCCTCCACGCGATCTGGGCGCACCGGATCGCGCATGCCTTCTACCGCCGCCGGCTCTACTTTGCAGCCCGGCTCGTCTCCCACATCTCGCGAGCGCTGACCGGGATCGAGATCCACCCCGGCGCGAAGATCGGCTGCCGGGTCTTCATCGACCACGGCTCGGGCGTCGTGATCGGGGAGACGGCGGAGGTCGGGGACGATGTCCTGATCTACATGGGCGTGGTGCTCGGCGGCACGGCGCTTGAGCAGACAAAACGACACCCGACGATCGAGGACGGCGTCATCATCGGGTCGGGGGCGAGCGTTCTCGGCCCCATCACCGTCGGGCGAGGGGCAAAGATCGGGGCGGGGTCGGTCGTCGTCCACCCCGTCCCCCCCGGTGCGACGGTCGTGGGCGTGCCGGGGAGGCTTGCCGGCCCGAAGTGCCGGAAGGGCCAGGAGAAACTCGATCGCGGCGACCTTCCCGACCCGATGCTCCGGGTGGTCAGCCGCATGCTTGATAGGCAGAACCGGATCGAGGAGCGGCTCCGGGCGGTGGAGCGATCGGGCCTGGTTGCCGGGAGACGCCAGGAGGAGATCGCGCTCGAGGAGAGGATCCGTGCGGCGCTCAAGGAGGTGATCGACCCGGAGGTCGGGATCGACGTCGTCGACCTCGGCCTGATCAGGGGGATCACCGTTCATGACTCCTCCGTGCTCGTGGAGGTGGTCCTGACCACCGCCACCTGCCCGCTCGTCGACTACCTCACCGACCGGGTCCGGCGCCGGGTCCTCGACGTGAACGGCGTCCGGGACGTCGAGGTGCAGGTCTTCGACGAGCCCTGGGACTGGGACCGGTACTTCGGTCAGCAGGATACCCTCGGGAAGATCTGA
- a CDS encoding PAS domain S-box protein: MYRILVVDDEPTLLGLNRIYLEQSGDMQVETTSSPLQALDMLSEAPYDAIVADYEMPEMDGITLLKEVRRRGLFIPFIVFSGRGREEVIIEALNNGADFYLQKGGNPSAQFAELQNMILQAVRRKKAEEEVQRAGDLYRSVFEHTSSATIIIEGDMTISLINSEAARLSGYSREEVEGKISWTTFVAPEDLERLVSYHRQRRTEPDSMPGTYEFRLVDRQGRRKDMHLTIGSIPGTDRFVASMIDVTDRKRFEEDLNAAHEEMTAAFEEARAGQEALEAQCREMENYQANLRGIINFLPDPTFVLDRAGKVTIWNRAIEEVTGVTKSRIIGAGLEAVCKAVPGLRSPLVAETVLSRLGGESIAREVHITSPRTGEEVCLWAKASPLYDAQGRLSGAIESLRDITESKRMEAQIQHRVDLEQVVSSISTKFIGLDPADLDGTLEEALRVLGLFLDVDRSYIFRFSPDLTSAENTHEWCAEGVEPQIDVLQNLPAGVISWGMEQIKARKSICIPDIADLPQEAAAERDFLRGYGVMSVILVPIATAGEILGVVGFETTRKARPWSDEDYTLLEIVGNLFADLFSRIRAQERLRESEERFRSLVERSHDCYIRATTKPQAIEYISPSCESLTGYTREEILGDPGFIRQLIHPDDRKTFFALLQERDATARQPYVFRIRRKDGLYIWVEACTIPVYGNEGRPVGIDYAIHDIDAWKQTEAALIQANKKLTLMNSIVRHDILNQVTVVLGHIALLRDQPLDPAVADALGKQQAAIEIIRSQIGFTRDYQDLGVRAPQWFLVEPLVTGASKALRPIGIRISTDLNGLSVYADPLLSSVFFNLLENAVRHGRTVTEIRVTAVPDGGGARIVWEDNGVGVPAEHKERIFERGFGSHTGLGLFLVKEVLSITGIAIRETGEPGRGARFEMAVPEEHVRYR; encoded by the coding sequence ATGTATCGTATCCTCGTAGTCGATGACGAACCGACGCTTCTTGGACTGAACCGGATCTACCTGGAGCAGTCCGGAGACATGCAGGTCGAGACGACGTCGTCACCGCTGCAGGCTCTCGATATGCTCTCGGAAGCCCCCTACGACGCTATCGTTGCCGACTACGAGATGCCGGAGATGGACGGTATCACACTCTTAAAGGAGGTCCGCCGCAGGGGCCTTTTTATACCGTTCATCGTCTTCTCCGGCCGCGGCCGCGAAGAGGTCATCATCGAGGCGCTCAACAACGGGGCGGACTTCTACCTCCAGAAAGGCGGCAACCCCTCCGCACAGTTTGCCGAACTCCAGAACATGATTCTCCAGGCAGTCCGGAGAAAAAAAGCCGAGGAGGAGGTACAGCGGGCCGGGGACCTGTACCGGAGCGTCTTCGAGCATACCAGCTCCGCCACCATCATCATCGAGGGAGACATGACGATCTCCCTCATAAACAGCGAGGCCGCCCGCCTTTCCGGCTATTCCCGGGAAGAAGTGGAAGGGAAGATCTCCTGGACAACCTTCGTCGCTCCCGAAGACCTGGAGCGGCTGGTGAGTTACCACCGGCAGCGGCGGACTGAACCCGACTCGATGCCGGGCACCTATGAGTTCCGGCTGGTCGACCGACAGGGCAGACGGAAAGATATGCACCTGACGATCGGTTCCATCCCGGGAACGGACCGCTTTGTTGCGTCGATGATCGATGTCACCGACCGGAAACGGTTCGAGGAAGATCTGAACGCGGCGCACGAGGAGATGACCGCGGCGTTCGAGGAGGCGAGAGCAGGGCAGGAGGCGCTTGAGGCACAGTGCCGCGAGATGGAGAATTACCAGGCAAACCTCCGGGGCATCATAAACTTCCTTCCCGACCCGACGTTTGTGCTTGACCGCGCGGGGAAGGTCACCATCTGGAACCGGGCAATCGAAGAGGTGACCGGGGTCACAAAGAGCCGGATCATCGGAGCGGGGCTGGAAGCCGTCTGCAAGGCGGTGCCCGGACTCCGGTCCCCGCTGGTGGCGGAGACCGTCCTCTCCCGGTTGGGCGGTGAGAGCATCGCACGGGAAGTCCATATCACTTCTCCTCGCACGGGGGAGGAAGTCTGCCTCTGGGCGAAAGCATCGCCGCTCTACGATGCGCAGGGACGGCTCTCCGGGGCAATCGAGTCTCTGCGGGACATCACCGAGTCAAAACGGATGGAAGCGCAGATCCAGCACCGGGTAGACCTCGAACAGGTGGTAAGTTCGATCTCCACGAAGTTCATCGGCCTCGATCCGGCAGACCTCGACGGCACTCTCGAAGAGGCGCTCCGGGTGCTCGGGTTGTTCCTCGATGTCGACCGGAGTTACATCTTCCGCTTCTCCCCCGACCTCACCAGCGCAGAGAACACCCACGAGTGGTGTGCGGAGGGGGTAGAGCCGCAGATAGACGTGCTGCAGAACCTGCCCGCCGGCGTGATCTCCTGGGGAATGGAGCAGATCAAGGCACGGAAGTCGATCTGCATCCCCGATATCGCCGATCTCCCACAGGAGGCAGCGGCGGAGCGCGACTTTCTCCGGGGGTACGGAGTTATGTCGGTCATCCTAGTGCCGATCGCGACCGCCGGCGAGATCCTCGGGGTCGTCGGGTTTGAGACCACCCGCAAGGCGCGGCCCTGGTCGGACGAGGACTACACGCTGCTTGAGATCGTCGGCAACCTCTTTGCCGACCTTTTCTCGCGGATTCGCGCCCAGGAGAGACTGCGCGAGAGCGAAGAACGGTTCAGGAGCCTCGTGGAGCGGTCGCACGACTGCTACATCCGTGCTACGACGAAGCCGCAGGCAATCGAGTACATCAGCCCCTCGTGCGAGAGTCTGACCGGGTACACCCGGGAGGAGATCCTGGGCGATCCGGGGTTCATCAGGCAGTTGATCCACCCCGACGACCGGAAGACGTTCTTTGCCCTGCTCCAGGAACGGGACGCAACCGCCCGTCAGCCGTACGTCTTCCGGATACGCCGGAAGGACGGGCTCTACATCTGGGTTGAGGCCTGCACGATCCCCGTTTACGGGAACGAAGGACGCCCGGTTGGAATCGACTACGCAATCCACGACATCGACGCCTGGAAGCAGACCGAGGCGGCGCTCATCCAGGCCAACAAGAAACTCACCCTGATGAACAGCATCGTGCGGCATGATATCCTGAACCAGGTCACGGTGGTGCTCGGGCATATCGCCCTCCTCCGGGACCAGCCGCTCGATCCGGCCGTCGCCGACGCCCTCGGGAAGCAGCAGGCCGCGATCGAGATAATACGGTCGCAGATTGGGTTCACGCGAGATTACCAGGATCTCGGCGTCCGGGCTCCCCAGTGGTTCCTCGTCGAGCCCCTGGTCACGGGGGCCTCAAAAGCCCTTCGGCCGATCGGGATCCGGATCTCCACCGACCTCAACGGACTCTCCGTCTATGCCGACCCGCTCCTCTCGTCCGTCTTCTTCAACCTCCTGGAGAATGCCGTGCGGCACGGCAGGACGGTGACCGAGATCCGCGTCACGGCCGTGCCGGACGGCGGCGGTGCCCGGATAGTCTGGGAGGATAACGGCGTCGGCGTCCCTGCAGAGCACAAGGAGCGGATATTTGAGCGGGGATTCGGGAGCCACACGGGGCTCGGGCTCTTCCTGGTGAAAGAAGTTCTCTCGATCACCGGGATCGCCATCCGGGAGACGGGCGAGCCCGGGAGAGGGGCGCGGTTCGAGATGGCGGTCCCGGAGGAGCACGTCCGGTACAGGTGA
- the cysK gene encoding cysteine synthase A — MNRVTEGSRATVLAKVESFNPMASVKDRIGVAMIDEAERTGEIREGTTIVEATSGNTGVALAFVCAARGYRLRLVMPETMSVERRKLLAALGAEVVLTPGAEGMGGAVDRAARIAAENPDTYFVPRQFENPANPAVHRRTTAEEIWRDTDGTVDAVVAGVGTGGTITGVAEVIKARNPSFKAFAVEPAESPVLSGGAAGPHRIQGIGAGFVPGVLRTDLVDEVLRVASADAFAMSRRLAREEGILAGISSGAAVHAACEVAARREYEGKMIVVILPDTGERYLSTDLFGT; from the coding sequence TTGAACCGCGTGACGGAGGGCTCCCGGGCGACGGTTCTCGCCAAGGTGGAGTCGTTCAACCCGATGGCGAGCGTAAAAGACCGGATCGGGGTCGCGATGATCGACGAGGCCGAGCGGACCGGCGAGATCCGGGAGGGGACGACGATCGTCGAGGCGACGAGCGGCAACACCGGGGTTGCACTCGCGTTCGTCTGTGCCGCCCGCGGCTACCGGCTCAGGCTCGTAATGCCCGAGACGATGAGCGTGGAGCGGCGAAAACTCCTCGCGGCGCTTGGCGCCGAGGTGGTTCTCACGCCCGGAGCCGAGGGGATGGGGGGAGCGGTCGACCGTGCGGCCCGGATCGCCGCCGAGAACCCGGACACCTACTTCGTGCCCCGGCAGTTCGAGAACCCGGCAAACCCCGCCGTTCACCGTCGGACGACGGCCGAGGAGATCTGGCGGGATACCGACGGGACCGTCGACGCCGTCGTCGCCGGCGTCGGGACGGGCGGAACGATCACCGGGGTCGCGGAGGTCATCAAGGCACGAAACCCCTCCTTCAAGGCGTTCGCCGTCGAGCCCGCCGAGTCCCCGGTCCTCTCCGGCGGGGCGGCCGGACCGCACCGTATCCAGGGGATCGGGGCCGGATTCGTGCCGGGCGTCCTGCGGACCGATCTCGTCGACGAGGTCCTCCGGGTCGCCTCCGCGGACGCCTTCGCGATGAGCCGCCGGCTCGCCCGTGAAGAAGGGATCCTCGCCGGGATCTCTTCGGGCGCGGCTGTGCATGCGGCCTGTGAGGTCGCCGCCCGCCGGGAGTACGAGGGGAAGATGATCGTCGTGATCCTCCCCGACACCGGCGAGCGGTATCTCTCGACGGATCTCTTTGGAACGTGA
- a CDS encoding GNAT family N-acetyltransferase, translating to MTTGLIDDRETWDTFVDESASGRLFHKWDFMKITEKHTGFRFLPYGVFKGNELIAVMPLFQKQLHRVNVLLSPPPLQSVVPYLGFVMGRRYDTAKQSKKESMLKLVGDDLESEFAALAPNYLSITQVPGFIDVRRFLREGYQTRLHFTYLIALDPPLDEIWNSFSSNLRTKLRKVEKNGYRLEKSTDISIFYSTVAERFSDPEMSIPMISRAYFEELFRAYPDELGLYYLYDDEGAVTGVQATQEYKAFTLWMGAPKMTAMPGNEFLQWLLLQQAKHAGYRHMENVGANNENLNLFKSKFNPSLTLFLEVSQEDFIGRVARWAYSTIASKSPMKRKVLSYIE from the coding sequence ATGACAACAGGGCTTATCGACGATAGGGAAACATGGGACACATTTGTAGACGAAAGCGCCTCCGGCCGCCTCTTCCACAAATGGGACTTCATGAAGATAACGGAGAAGCATACCGGCTTTCGGTTCCTCCCCTACGGAGTCTTCAAGGGCAACGAGCTGATCGCCGTCATGCCGCTCTTCCAGAAGCAGCTGCACAGGGTCAACGTCCTCCTCTCCCCACCCCCGCTCCAGTCGGTGGTGCCGTACCTCGGGTTCGTCATGGGCCGCCGTTACGACACTGCCAAGCAGAGCAAGAAGGAATCGATGCTCAAACTGGTTGGTGACGATCTGGAGAGCGAGTTTGCGGCCCTGGCCCCGAACTACCTCTCCATAACCCAGGTTCCGGGTTTCATCGATGTTCGACGGTTTCTCAGGGAGGGATACCAGACCCGGCTCCATTTCACCTACCTGATCGCCCTCGATCCGCCGCTCGACGAGATCTGGAATAGCTTCTCCTCCAACCTCCGGACAAAACTGCGAAAGGTCGAGAAGAACGGCTACCGCCTCGAGAAGAGCACCGACATCTCGATCTTCTACTCCACGGTCGCGGAGCGGTTCAGCGACCCCGAGATGAGCATCCCGATGATCAGCCGCGCCTACTTCGAGGAACTCTTCCGGGCATACCCCGACGAACTCGGGCTCTACTACCTCTACGACGACGAAGGCGCCGTAACAGGCGTGCAGGCAACCCAGGAATACAAGGCCTTCACCCTCTGGATGGGAGCACCGAAGATGACCGCGATGCCCGGCAACGAGTTCCTGCAGTGGCTGCTCCTCCAGCAGGCAAAGCATGCGGGGTACCGCCACATGGAGAACGTCGGGGCGAACAACGAGAACCTGAACCTCTTCAAGTCCAAGTTCAATCCCTCGCTCACCCTCTTTCTAGAGGTGAGCCAGGAGGACTTCATCGGCAGGGTTGCCCGATGGGCCTACAGTACCATCGCGAGCAAGAGTCCGATGAAGCGCAAAGTCCTCTCCTACATCGAATGA